In Halococcus salsus, one DNA window encodes the following:
- a CDS encoding DUF429 domain-containing protein, with protein sequence MTSSSGRRIYGVDFSGARDAGRKVWIAGGYVADDELVVEDCRSAADRFGTTDRTAVFEELRGFVREHPYCLFGFDFPFGLPRGVVDGDEWTTVIDGFVDRFADPAHLRETCTEDGDGHRLRATDALAGAMCPYNIRIQYQTYYGVAAVLHPLVTDHGTPVSPMTNPEADPRGLVEVYPAATLARYGLHRDGYKEATERARTRRTRNLEGLVERADLRTADSLRETVAADDEGDALDSIVAACAAFRAAREGPLSMGDLSAPEGFDGTDEAYREVVGIEGHIYV encoded by the coding sequence ATGACGAGCTCGTCGGGACGGCGGATCTACGGGGTGGACTTCAGCGGGGCACGGGACGCGGGCAGGAAGGTCTGGATCGCTGGTGGATACGTCGCGGACGACGAACTCGTCGTCGAGGACTGCCGGTCCGCCGCCGACAGGTTCGGGACGACGGACCGAACGGCGGTCTTCGAGGAGTTGCGGGGGTTCGTTCGCGAGCACCCGTACTGTCTCTTCGGCTTCGACTTCCCGTTCGGGCTCCCGAGAGGGGTCGTCGACGGCGACGAGTGGACGACGGTCATCGACGGGTTCGTAGACCGTTTTGCGGACCCGGCCCATCTCCGAGAGACCTGTACCGAGGACGGAGACGGTCACCGGCTCCGCGCGACGGACGCGCTGGCCGGTGCGATGTGTCCGTACAACATCCGTATTCAGTACCAGACGTACTACGGGGTCGCCGCGGTGCTCCACCCGCTGGTGACCGACCACGGGACTCCGGTCTCACCGATGACGAACCCCGAGGCGGATCCGAGAGGGCTCGTCGAGGTGTACCCGGCGGCCACGCTCGCTCGATACGGTCTCCACCGCGACGGCTACAAGGAGGCCACCGAGCGGGCGAGGACGCGCCGAACGCGGAACCTGGAGGGGTTGGTCGAGCGGGCGGACCTGCGGACGGCCGATTCGCTCCGAGAAACGGTGGCAGCGGACGACGAAGGCGACGCGCTCGACAGCATCGTGGCCGCGTGTGCGGCGTTCCGGGCGGCCCGCGAGGGTCCGCTGTCGATGGGGGACCTGTCCGCCCCCGAGGGATTCGACGGTACCGACGAGGCGTATCGGGAGGTGGTCGGCATCGAAGGCCACATCTACGTGTGA
- a CDS encoding DUF7559 family protein produces the protein MPATLEVVCTDDDCEMDMFELHYTYDMPDDVGVEDFQCPYCGGTDCLEAIEL, from the coding sequence ATGCCCGCAACCCTGGAAGTCGTCTGTACCGACGACGACTGCGAGATGGACATGTTCGAGCTGCACTACACCTACGACATGCCCGACGACGTGGGCGTGGAGGACTTCCAGTGTCCGTACTGCGGGGGCACCGACTGCCTCGAAGCCATCGAGCTATGA
- a CDS encoding Hsp20/alpha crystallin family protein, whose amino-acid sequence MRREIEAFGDALVGRAGRLAGRAQERHPLPNDLLESDDAYLVVFDAPDVDIDDVQVRFADGTVHVRIDRTREHRAGFEMRFPGRGMTLDGHVDLPAGVTVDPDGATAKLTDTGVLRIEIPKVDDPDDGPVRIPTDEPVDEPDPIDADEGTDDPDAYDPGEE is encoded by the coding sequence ATGAGGCGGGAGATCGAGGCGTTCGGCGACGCGCTCGTCGGTCGTGCGGGCCGCCTCGCGGGCCGCGCCCAGGAGCGCCACCCGCTGCCGAACGACCTGCTCGAAAGCGACGACGCCTACCTCGTCGTCTTCGACGCGCCGGACGTCGACATCGACGACGTCCAGGTCCGGTTCGCGGATGGAACCGTACACGTCCGTATCGACCGCACCCGCGAACACCGCGCGGGCTTCGAGATGCGCTTTCCCGGTCGCGGGATGACCCTCGACGGCCACGTCGACCTCCCCGCCGGCGTGACCGTCGACCCCGACGGAGCCACCGCCAAACTCACCGACACCGGAGTCCTCCGGATCGAGATCCCCAAGGTCGACGACCCCGACGACGGCCCGGTCCGGATCCCGACCGACGAACCCGTCGACGAACCGGACCCGATCGACGCCGACGAGGGAACCGACGACCCCGACGCCTACGACCCCGGTGAGGAGTAG
- a CDS encoding helix-turn-helix domain-containing protein, which translates to MTVTVEFLVSSPLLPFVSFAESLPSGRIECVHGLCLGRDSRVFVVHLDPADEVSEDDLSALAEVRETTALGRANDRDVYQLNIELDDAVSDVFVPGRLAKTQVEPTVVTPEGWYEKKIFPDYEAFNDMQNHCDEYGLSVELISIAQDSPSSDEHTRYGLTDRQYEALLLAISRGYYDRPRGATAGELAEEMDISQPAMSNLLRRGERQLLTSTIGTRLQRPLSST; encoded by the coding sequence ATGACGGTCACCGTGGAGTTCCTCGTCAGTTCACCCTTGCTCCCGTTCGTCAGTTTCGCCGAATCGTTACCATCCGGTCGCATCGAGTGTGTCCATGGGCTCTGCCTCGGGAGGGACTCTCGGGTCTTCGTCGTCCATCTCGACCCGGCTGACGAGGTTTCCGAGGACGACCTCTCCGCCCTCGCTGAAGTGCGAGAGACGACCGCACTCGGGCGCGCAAACGACCGAGATGTCTATCAGCTAAATATCGAACTGGACGATGCCGTCTCGGACGTGTTCGTTCCCGGACGGCTCGCGAAGACGCAGGTAGAACCAACGGTCGTTACTCCCGAAGGCTGGTACGAGAAGAAGATCTTTCCGGATTACGAGGCGTTCAACGACATGCAGAACCATTGCGACGAGTACGGCCTTTCGGTCGAACTCATCTCGATCGCACAGGATTCCCCGTCGTCGGACGAACACACACGGTACGGACTAACTGACCGGCAATACGAGGCGTTGCTGCTCGCCATCTCTCGTGGCTACTACGATCGTCCCCGAGGGGCCACGGCCGGCGAGTTGGCCGAAGAGATGGATATTTCGCAACCTGCGATGTCGAATCTCCTTCGTCGAGGGGAGCGTCAGTTGCTCACGTCGACGATCGGGACACGACTACAGCGACCTCTCTCTTCGACGTGA
- a CDS encoding aldo/keto reductase: protein MPVLGFGTYQIEDLDVCERSVADALRTGYRLVDTAAGYENEEAVGRAIEASDVPREEVFVTTKLWIQDAGYESTKRAFERSLDRLGLDYLDLYLIHQPFGDVHGSWRAMEDLYDEDEVRAIGVSNFDPDRLVDLVVQNEVVPAVNQIETHPFCQRTDDAAFLNEYGIQHESWGPFAEGRNDLFEHDVLVSIGEQHGKSAAQVVLRWLIQRGIVAIPKSVHEERIVENFDVFDFELRVEDMNSIAGLNESESLFGDHRDPEFVRQLSNVKANT, encoded by the coding sequence ATGCCGGTCCTCGGGTTCGGTACGTACCAGATCGAGGACCTCGATGTCTGTGAACGAAGCGTGGCCGACGCGCTCCGTACCGGGTACCGTCTCGTCGATACCGCGGCCGGGTACGAGAACGAGGAGGCCGTCGGCAGGGCGATCGAGGCGAGCGACGTCCCCCGGGAGGAGGTGTTCGTCACGACGAAGCTCTGGATACAGGATGCTGGCTACGAGAGCACGAAGCGGGCGTTCGAACGATCGCTCGATCGACTGGGGCTGGATTATCTGGATCTGTATCTGATCCATCAACCCTTCGGTGACGTTCACGGCTCGTGGCGGGCGATGGAGGACCTCTACGACGAGGACGAGGTCCGGGCTATCGGTGTTAGCAACTTCGACCCGGATCGCCTGGTCGACCTGGTCGTCCAGAACGAGGTCGTCCCCGCCGTCAACCAGATCGAGACACACCCCTTCTGTCAGCGGACCGACGATGCTGCGTTCTTGAACGAGTACGGGATTCAACACGAGTCCTGGGGACCGTTCGCCGAGGGACGGAACGACCTCTTCGAGCACGACGTACTGGTCTCGATCGGCGAGCAGCACGGCAAATCGGCCGCACAGGTCGTTCTTCGATGGCTGATACAGCGGGGGATCGTCGCGATTCCCAAGTCGGTCCACGAGGAACGGATCGTCGAGAACTTCGACGTCTTCGATTTCGAACTGCGCGTCGAGGACATGAACTCGATTGCGGGGCTGAACGAGTCCGAGTCACTGTTCGGCGACCATCGAGATCCGGAGTTTGTCAGGCAGTTGAGCAACGTGAAAGCCAACACCTGA
- a CDS encoding aldehyde dehydrogenase family protein has product MSSETQPVDDTRDAIQERHTEAREELVPDDPVRHYIGGKWVESASGETFETRDPTTGEVLGEAQAGTGEDIDRAVAAAWDAYESEWSDADPTKRQRVLTEIADQVEEHRSDLATLETLDNGKPIREARADVALVADQFRYFAGAARTHGGETVPTDHRKNIQTIREPYGVVGAVVPWNFPLLIAAWKLAPALAAGNTVVLKPAEETPLSILELMRLVGDVLPDGVVNVVTGYGAEAGAPLTEHPEVRKVSFTGSTAVGREVMKAAAENITDVTLELGGKSPVVVFPDADIDQAVRVMMLAMFYNTGECCTAGTRLFVHEDIYETFMDAFVESAQGLQMGDPLSKDTRLGPKVSEEQVERTLSYVEQAREDGARIVTGGGQPEDEALADGCFVVPTVIDEIDHDSEPVQEEIFGPVEEVFAWSDYDEMIERANDVEYGLAAGVITQDLSKANRAARDIEAGNIWVNQYNDFPAGQPFGGYKHSGIGREQAKETLDHYSQTKTINMRL; this is encoded by the coding sequence ATGTCATCCGAAACCCAGCCCGTCGACGACACGCGCGACGCGATCCAGGAGCGCCACACCGAAGCCCGCGAGGAACTCGTCCCCGACGACCCCGTCCGCCACTACATCGGTGGCAAGTGGGTCGAGAGCGCCTCGGGCGAGACGTTCGAGACCCGCGACCCGACGACGGGCGAGGTGCTCGGCGAGGCCCAGGCCGGTACCGGCGAGGACATCGACCGTGCGGTCGCGGCGGCGTGGGACGCCTACGAATCCGAGTGGTCGGATGCCGACCCCACCAAACGCCAGCGCGTGCTGACCGAGATCGCCGACCAGGTCGAGGAGCACCGGAGCGACCTCGCGACGCTCGAAACCCTCGACAACGGCAAGCCGATACGGGAGGCGCGGGCCGACGTGGCGCTGGTGGCCGACCAGTTCCGCTACTTCGCGGGCGCGGCCCGAACCCACGGTGGCGAGACGGTCCCCACCGACCACCGAAAGAACATCCAAACCATTCGCGAGCCCTACGGGGTCGTCGGTGCGGTGGTGCCCTGGAACTTCCCGCTCCTGATCGCGGCCTGGAAGCTCGCACCGGCGCTCGCGGCCGGCAACACTGTCGTCCTCAAACCCGCCGAGGAGACCCCGCTCTCGATTCTCGAACTCATGCGGCTCGTCGGCGACGTCCTCCCCGACGGCGTGGTCAACGTCGTGACGGGCTACGGCGCGGAGGCCGGCGCGCCGCTCACCGAACACCCCGAGGTCCGAAAGGTCTCCTTCACCGGCTCCACGGCGGTCGGTCGGGAGGTCATGAAGGCCGCCGCCGAGAACATTACCGATGTCACTCTCGAACTCGGCGGGAAGAGCCCGGTCGTCGTGTTCCCCGACGCCGACATCGACCAGGCCGTCCGGGTGATGATGCTCGCGATGTTCTACAACACCGGTGAGTGTTGCACTGCCGGCACGCGGCTGTTCGTCCACGAGGATATCTACGAGACGTTCATGGACGCGTTCGTCGAGAGCGCACAGGGACTTCAGATGGGTGATCCGCTTTCGAAAGATACCCGTCTCGGCCCGAAGGTCTCCGAAGAACAGGTCGAGCGCACGCTGTCGTACGTCGAGCAGGCCCGCGAGGACGGCGCGCGGATCGTCACCGGCGGTGGCCAGCCCGAGGACGAAGCGCTCGCGGACGGCTGTTTCGTCGTGCCCACCGTGATCGACGAGATCGACCACGACTCCGAACCCGTCCAAGAGGAGATCTTCGGCCCCGTCGAGGAGGTCTTCGCGTGGTCCGACTACGATGAGATGATCGAGCGGGCGAACGACGTCGAGTACGGCCTCGCGGCGGGGGTCATCACCCAGGACCTCTCGAAGGCGAATCGAGCGGCCCGGGACATCGAGGCGGGCAACATCTGGGTCAACCAGTACAACGACTTCCCCGCCGGCCAGCCCTTCGGCGGCTACAAACACTCCGGCATCGGCCGCGAACAGGCGAAGGAGACCCTCGACCACTACTCACAGACCAAGACGATCAACATGCGTCTCTAG
- the ndk gene encoding nucleoside-diphosphate kinase, with amino-acid sequence MSHHDERTFVMAKPDAVQRGVVGEIVSRLEGKGLKMVGGKFMQIDEELAHEHYGEHEDKPFFDGLVEFITSGPVFAMVWEGADATRQVRRMMGATDAQEAQPGTIRGDLGNDLGHNLIHGSDHEDEGANEREIDLFFDEDELVDWEQGTATWVYEDADDH; translated from the coding sequence GTGAGCCACCACGACGAGCGGACGTTCGTGATGGCCAAACCCGACGCCGTCCAGCGCGGCGTGGTCGGCGAGATCGTCTCCCGACTCGAAGGCAAGGGTCTCAAGATGGTCGGCGGGAAGTTCATGCAGATCGACGAGGAACTCGCCCACGAACACTACGGCGAACACGAGGACAAGCCGTTCTTCGACGGTCTCGTGGAGTTCATCACCTCCGGGCCGGTCTTCGCGATGGTCTGGGAGGGCGCGGACGCCACCCGACAGGTCCGCCGGATGATGGGCGCGACGGACGCCCAGGAGGCCCAGCCGGGTACCATCCGCGGCGACCTCGGGAACGACCTCGGGCACAACCTCATCCACGGCAGCGACCACGAGGACGAGGGCGCGAACGAGCGCGAGATCGACCTGTTCTTCGACGAGGACGAACTCGTCGACTGGGAGCAGGGCACCGCGACCTGGGTCTACGAGGACGCCGACGACCACTGA
- a CDS encoding 50S ribosomal protein L24e, with protein MVETRSCDYCGSDIEPGTGTMYVHVDGRVVHFCSSKCENNAELGRASRDLEWTAEGQRIGASQAGTPEEAEQVAAEPSAGGSETVADEIDTVEGESDAEAVAAAAVETESEDVPTDDPDEVVDTGAETDELDEVEGRRAGGSDPDVEEDQDVPDLEESDAEVNVDEETTRETDADAEFDEDDVDRTSDETVSQDEADEVVVDEDREESDDNEDDQ; from the coding sequence ATGGTCGAGACGCGTTCGTGCGATTACTGCGGGTCGGACATCGAGCCCGGCACCGGCACGATGTACGTCCACGTCGACGGTCGCGTCGTCCACTTCTGTTCGTCGAAGTGCGAGAACAACGCCGAACTCGGTCGGGCCTCGCGCGACCTCGAGTGGACCGCCGAGGGCCAGCGCATCGGGGCCAGCCAGGCGGGCACCCCCGAGGAGGCCGAGCAGGTCGCGGCGGAGCCGTCCGCAGGTGGAAGCGAGACCGTCGCGGACGAGATCGACACCGTCGAAGGCGAATCCGACGCCGAGGCGGTCGCCGCGGCGGCGGTCGAGACGGAGTCGGAGGACGTACCGACCGACGACCCCGACGAGGTCGTCGACACCGGGGCCGAGACCGACGAACTCGACGAGGTCGAGGGTCGACGCGCCGGCGGGAGCGACCCCGACGTCGAGGAGGACCAGGACGTCCCCGACCTCGAAGAGAGCGACGCCGAGGTGAACGTCGACGAGGAGACCACGCGGGAGACCGACGCGGACGCCGAGTTCGACGAGGACGACGTCGACCGCACCAGTGACGAGACGGTCTCCCAGGACGAGGCCGACGAAGTGGTCGTCGACGAGGACCGCGAGGAAAGCGACGACAACGAGGACGACCAGTGA
- a CDS encoding 30S ribosomal protein S28e has translation MSSEGTDSTPAEVIEVVGKTGMHGEAMQVNCRIQAGENRGRIITRNCIGPVREGDIIQLKETAREADAIGGR, from the coding sequence ATGAGCTCCGAAGGAACTGACTCCACGCCCGCCGAGGTCATCGAGGTCGTCGGGAAGACCGGGATGCACGGCGAGGCGATGCAGGTCAACTGTCGGATCCAGGCGGGCGAGAACCGTGGTCGGATCATCACGCGCAACTGTATCGGCCCGGTCCGCGAGGGCGACATCATCCAGCTCAAGGAGACCGCCCGCGAGGCCGACGCCATCGGGGGTCGCTGA
- the rpl7ae gene encoding 50S ribosomal protein L7Ae, with amino-acid sequence MSVYVTYDVPADLEDDAIEALEVARDTGTVKKGTNETTKAIERGNASLVYIAEDVSPEEIVMHLPELADEKEIPFVFVETQDDVGHAAGLEVGSAAAAIVDAGDAESDVEEITGKVEDLR; translated from the coding sequence ATGTCAGTTTACGTTACCTACGACGTTCCGGCGGACCTCGAAGACGACGCCATCGAGGCGCTCGAGGTCGCTCGGGACACCGGCACCGTGAAGAAAGGCACGAACGAGACCACCAAGGCGATCGAGCGCGGCAACGCTTCCTTGGTCTACATCGCCGAGGACGTGAGCCCCGAGGAGATCGTGATGCACCTCCCCGAGCTCGCCGACGAGAAGGAGATCCCGTTCGTGTTCGTCGAGACCCAGGACGACGTCGGCCACGCGGCCGGCCTCGAAGTCGGCAGCGCCGCAGCGGCCATCGTGGACGCCGGCGATGCCGAGTCCGACGTCGAGGAGATCACCGGCAAGGTCGAGGACCTCCGATAG
- a CDS encoding carbohydrate kinase family protein, giving the protein MTTPDVLVAGETLIDFIPDQAGSLSSVETFSRRAGGAPANVAVGLARLDRPPWFLTNVAEDAFGEFLVDGLREHGIPQRFVTRDPDHQTTLAFVAHDAAADREFSFYRTETADQYVDPRVVDDDALDSTSWVALGGVALANEPARSRLFEFVERARDHGCAIVFDPNTRPELWESDETFEAVLERMLSLTDVLKTSADDLLGTGFADRGSVAEEALFDVGPHTVVATRGAAGARAVSSPDAPWGALDETHPGYAVDPVDTTGAGDAFLAGVLAGLVDDEPLDEVLGFANAVAALTTTDAGASTALPDRAAVAEFRAENE; this is encoded by the coding sequence GTGACCACACCCGACGTCCTCGTCGCCGGGGAGACGTTGATCGACTTCATCCCCGATCAGGCCGGCTCGCTCTCGTCGGTCGAGACTTTCTCGCGGCGGGCGGGCGGCGCACCCGCGAACGTCGCGGTCGGGCTGGCACGGCTCGACCGCCCACCGTGGTTCCTCACCAACGTTGCCGAGGACGCCTTCGGCGAGTTCCTCGTCGACGGCCTCCGCGAACACGGGATCCCTCAGCGGTTCGTGACCCGCGACCCCGACCACCAGACGACGCTGGCGTTCGTCGCCCACGACGCGGCCGCCGACCGGGAGTTCTCCTTCTATCGCACCGAGACCGCCGACCAGTACGTCGACCCGAGAGTCGTGGACGACGACGCGCTCGATTCGACGTCGTGGGTCGCGCTCGGCGGGGTCGCGCTCGCGAACGAACCCGCGCGGTCGCGCCTGTTCGAGTTCGTCGAGCGCGCCCGGGACCACGGCTGTGCCATCGTCTTCGACCCCAACACCCGACCCGAACTCTGGGAGTCCGACGAAACCTTCGAGGCCGTGCTCGAACGGATGCTCTCGCTGACGGACGTCCTCAAGACCTCGGCCGACGACCTCCTCGGGACCGGATTCGCCGACCGGGGGTCGGTAGCCGAAGAAGCGCTGTTCGACGTCGGGCCGCACACCGTCGTCGCGACCCGTGGGGCCGCGGGTGCGCGCGCCGTTTCGAGCCCCGACGCCCCGTGGGGGGCGCTCGACGAGACTCATCCCGGCTACGCCGTCGACCCCGTCGACACCACGGGTGCGGGCGATGCGTTCCTCGCGGGGGTGCTCGCGGGACTCGTCGACGACGAACCGCTCGACGAGGTGCTCGGGTTCGCCAACGCGGTCGCGGCACTCACGACCACCGATGCGGGCGCGAGCACCGCGCTCCCCGACCGTGCCGCCGTCGCCGAGTTCCGTGCCGAGAACGAGTAG
- a CDS encoding sugar kinase: MSPRVVTLGETMVLVYPSTTGPMKHAHEFEKSLAGAETNVAIGLARLGHDVGWYSKLGADPHGEYLEFFVRGEGIDTSTVEFTDEAPTGIMFKERRELGEPAVHYYRHGSAASLMAPDDLPVDYLTDAEYLHLTGITPALSESCREATLLAAERATEAGMTVSFDPNVRRKLWESDERMRETMLELVSLSDIVLPGIEEGAALFGTDDPEAIAAACLDHGARVAVVKLGAAGAVVADGSTTERVSGYDVERVVDPVGAGDGFAAGFLAGRIEGQDPVAATETANAVGAFATTVAGDTEGLPTRKELDVFVGERDAVRR, from the coding sequence ATGTCACCCCGCGTGGTCACCCTCGGCGAGACGATGGTGCTCGTCTACCCATCGACGACGGGCCCGATGAAACACGCCCACGAGTTCGAAAAGAGCCTCGCCGGTGCCGAGACCAACGTCGCCATCGGTCTCGCGCGGCTCGGTCACGACGTCGGCTGGTACTCGAAGCTCGGGGCCGACCCGCACGGCGAGTACCTCGAGTTCTTCGTCCGTGGCGAGGGCATCGACACCTCGACGGTGGAGTTCACCGACGAGGCACCGACGGGCATCATGTTCAAGGAGCGCCGCGAACTCGGCGAACCCGCCGTCCACTACTATCGGCACGGCTCCGCGGCGTCGCTGATGGCTCCCGACGACCTCCCCGTGGACTACCTCACGGACGCGGAGTACCTCCACCTCACCGGGATCACGCCCGCCCTCAGTGAATCGTGTCGTGAGGCGACGCTCCTGGCGGCCGAACGCGCTACCGAGGCGGGGATGACGGTTTCGTTCGACCCGAACGTTCGCCGGAAGCTCTGGGAGTCCGACGAGCGGATGCGCGAGACGATGCTCGAACTCGTCTCGCTGTCGGACATCGTCCTCCCGGGTATCGAGGAGGGGGCCGCGCTGTTCGGGACGGACGACCCCGAGGCGATCGCGGCGGCGTGTCTCGACCACGGTGCGAGGGTCGCGGTCGTCAAACTCGGTGCGGCCGGCGCGGTCGTCGCCGACGGCTCGACGACCGAACGGGTGTCGGGCTACGACGTCGAGCGCGTTGTCGACCCCGTCGGCGCGGGCGATGGCTTCGCCGCCGGCTTCCTCGCGGGTCGGATCGAGGGCCAGGACCCGGTCGCGGCCACCGAGACGGCGAACGCGGTCGGCGCGTTCGCGACGACCGTCGCGGGCGACACCGAGGGGCTCCCCACGAGAAAGGAACTCGACGTCTTCGTCGGCGAGCGCGACGCGGTCCGTCGGTAG
- the gfcR gene encoding transcriptional regulator GfcR, giving the protein MKNVDDLIESANELAGQGLSNGEIADELNVSRETASWLVERGGGSTQPTTTESAEPAGPLSDIHIDWSALGRDSTRLSDVGHAMADLLGGHDDSEIDLVVGIEKAGTPLATTVALELGADLATYAPRKHQWEEGDIEDLSGNFSRNFAEIRGRECYVIDDTITSGTTMTETIDAITEEGGTPVGCGVLVDKSGVEELEGVPVESLMQVIRVSRDEE; this is encoded by the coding sequence ATGAAAAACGTCGACGACCTCATCGAGAGCGCGAACGAGCTTGCTGGTCAGGGGCTCTCGAACGGCGAAATCGCCGACGAGCTCAACGTCTCGCGTGAGACCGCGAGTTGGCTGGTCGAACGTGGCGGCGGGAGCACCCAGCCCACGACCACCGAGAGCGCGGAGCCGGCCGGCCCGCTCTCGGACATCCACATCGACTGGAGCGCGCTCGGGCGGGACAGCACCCGACTCTCGGACGTGGGGCACGCGATGGCGGACCTCCTCGGCGGCCACGACGACAGCGAGATCGACCTCGTGGTCGGGATCGAGAAGGCCGGCACGCCGCTCGCGACCACCGTGGCGCTCGAACTCGGGGCCGACCTCGCGACCTACGCGCCCCGAAAGCACCAGTGGGAGGAGGGCGACATCGAGGACCTCAGCGGGAACTTCTCGCGGAACTTCGCCGAGATCCGGGGCCGGGAGTGTTACGTCATCGACGACACCATCACCAGCGGGACGACGATGACCGAGACCATCGACGCCATCACCGAGGAGGGCGGCACGCCGGTCGGCTGTGGTGTGCTCGTCGACAAGAGCGGCGTCGAGGAGCTCGAAGGCGTCCCGGTCGAATCGCTGATGCAGGTCATCCGAGTGAGCCGCGACGAGGAGTGA
- a CDS encoding DMT family transporter has protein sequence MSTRSVVGIERGTLPFVALGVAVVAVSTSAILVRYSAAPSLVKAFYRVLFTTLLLLPFALVRHRDAFARLTRRDWLAAGAGGVALALHFASWFASLELTSVAASVTIVQCQVLFVAAGAAVFLDEFVTRRTVMGMLLALAGIVVLSVGDASGGVVAGSAPLLGDALAVAGAAFSAGYVLVGRVLRQRIALIPYVVVVYSACTIVLLALVLADGAALTNYPPREWLLFLGMAVGPGVFGHTVLNWALGHLESSVVSASLLGEPVGSALLALVLLGEVPTAATVVGGVVILAGITVVAREEWPGGPGRARDERREHREQSESVGEARGCRGAVLCEAVAVAGK, from the coding sequence GTGAGTACCCGTTCGGTCGTCGGTATCGAGCGCGGGACGTTGCCGTTCGTCGCGCTCGGGGTCGCCGTGGTCGCGGTGAGCACCAGCGCGATCCTGGTTCGGTACAGCGCCGCGCCGAGCCTCGTGAAGGCGTTCTACCGGGTGCTCTTCACGACCCTCCTCCTCCTGCCGTTCGCCCTCGTCCGCCACCGCGACGCCTTCGCCCGACTCACCCGTCGGGACTGGCTGGCCGCGGGGGCTGGCGGCGTCGCGCTCGCCCTCCACTTCGCGTCGTGGTTCGCGAGCCTCGAACTCACGAGCGTCGCCGCCTCGGTGACGATCGTCCAGTGTCAGGTGCTCTTCGTCGCGGCCGGCGCGGCGGTGTTCCTCGACGAGTTCGTCACCCGGCGTACCGTCATGGGGATGCTCCTCGCGCTCGCCGGCATCGTGGTGCTCTCGGTCGGCGACGCGTCGGGGGGTGTGGTCGCAGGGAGCGCCCCGCTTCTCGGTGACGCGCTCGCGGTGGCCGGCGCGGCCTTCTCGGCGGGCTACGTCCTCGTGGGGCGGGTGCTCCGCCAGCGGATCGCGCTGATCCCCTACGTCGTCGTGGTCTACTCGGCCTGTACCATCGTGCTCCTCGCGCTCGTCCTCGCCGACGGCGCAGCCCTGACGAACTACCCGCCGCGCGAGTGGCTGCTCTTCCTCGGGATGGCCGTCGGCCCCGGCGTCTTCGGGCACACGGTCCTCAACTGGGCGCTCGGTCACCTCGAATCCAGTGTCGTCAGCGCCTCGCTGCTCGGCGAACCCGTGGGGAGCGCACTGCTCGCGCTCGTGTTGCTCGGCGAGGTCCCGACCGCCGCCACCGTGGTCGGGGGCGTGGTGATCCTGGCCGGGATAACCGTCGTGGCGCGCGAGGAATGGCCCGGAGGGCCAGGACGTGCGAGGGATGAGCGACGCGAGCACCGCGAGCAGAGCGAATCGGTTGGGGAGGCTCGTGGCTGTCGCGGGGCGGTGCTGTGCGAAGCGGTTGCGGTAGCTGGTAAGTGA
- a CDS encoding NAD(P)/FAD-dependent oxidoreductase — protein sequence MTDSDVAIIGGGPAGLSAALFTAKNGLETQLFDTDQTWMHKAHLFNYLGIESEDGSAFMEDSRAQVDEFGVERHQGTEVTDVEADGDGFTVSTADEEYEASYVILATGAKRDLAEELGCAFTDEDVVDIDVTTETSVEDAYATGAMVRAEEWQAVIAAGDGAAAALNILTKEKGEHFHDFDVPDDAE from the coding sequence ATGACGGACAGTGATGTCGCGATCATCGGTGGTGGCCCGGCCGGACTCAGCGCGGCGCTGTTCACCGCGAAGAACGGGCTGGAGACCCAGCTGTTCGACACCGACCAGACGTGGATGCACAAGGCGCACCTGTTCAACTACCTCGGGATCGAGAGCGAGGACGGCTCCGCGTTCATGGAGGACTCGCGCGCCCAGGTCGACGAGTTCGGTGTCGAGCGCCACCAGGGCACCGAGGTCACGGATGTCGAAGCAGACGGCGACGGCTTCACCGTCTCGACCGCGGACGAGGAGTACGAGGCGAGCTACGTGATCCTCGCGACGGGCGCGAAGCGCGACCTCGCCGAGGAGTTGGGCTGTGCGTTCACCGACGAGGACGTGGTCGACATCGACGTGACGACCGAGACGAGTGTCGAGGACGCCTACGCGACGGGCGCGATGGTCCGCGCCGAGGAGTGGCAGGCGGTCATCGCCGCCGGCGACGGTGCCGCGGCGGCGCTCAACATCCTCACGAAGGAGAAGGGCGAGCACTTCCACGACTTCGACGTGCCCGACGACGCCGAGTAA